The Bradyrhizobium oligotrophicum S58 genome contains the following window.
GCTTCGCGAAAACGGTCCGGATGCCGGATCGCCTCGACATACAGCGCGATCACCTTGGTGGCTTCGTCTGCTGCAAGAAATTCGATGAAGTCCGAAAGCTCGAGATCGGCCTCGTTGCTGGTCGACACCAGCTTCGACAGCCCGATGCCGCGCGCCGCCGCCCGGGACAGCAGCGCTCCGAGAATGCCGCCACTCTGCGACACGAGTCCGATCGGGCCGGCCGGAAAGTGATCCATCGCCAGCGCGCCTGAGGCCGACAGCACGATGTTGTCGGTCAGGTTGACGAGGCCGATCGTATTGGGGCCGAGGATCCGCATCGCACCGGCGGCTTCGAGAAGCTGCTTCTGGCGCTTGGCTCCCTCTTCGCCGGTTTCGGTATAGCCGCTGGCAACGACAATCGCCGCGGCGGCGCCTCTCGCCGAGAGCTCCCGCACGGCGAGATGCGCGCGCTCCGCACCCAGCAGGACGATTCCGACATCCGGCACGCGCGGCAGTGCGCCGATATCAGGATAGCAGGCGAGCTCGCCGATGCGTTCGACCTTCGGATTGACCGGATATATCTCGCCGGAGAAGCCGTGCTTTTGCAGGAACGACACCGGCCGCCCCGAGGTCTTGCTCGGATCGGCGGACGCGCCGATGACGGCGACGCTATGCGGTCGAATGAGACGTGCGATGGCGCTCATGGCGTCACTCCTGTGCGGATGACTTTGCGAGGAACGCCATAACCGCTTCGCGATGCTCGGCGCTGGTGTAGCAGATGGCTTGCGCCTGGCTGCCGAGATCGAAGATCTCGTGAGCCGAACGCTCGAAGGTCTGGTTGAGGATCTTCTTGCTCAATGCGAGCGCGGCCGCCGAGCCCTGCGCGAGCTCGACAGCCCATGCCTGCGCGGCCGCGCGAAGTTCGCCGGAAGCGACCTTGCGATCGAGAATGCCGAGCGCGACGGCCTCCTCGGCATCCACCATCCGCCCCGTGAAGATCAACTCCTTTGCCCTGGGAAGCCCGACCCGGCGCGGCAGAAAATAGCAGCCGCCGCCATCGGGGATCAGGCCGCGCTTGATGTAGGACCAAGTGAATTTCGAACGCTCCGAGCCGATCAGGAAATCGCATGCGAGCGCGGTATCCGCGCCAAGACCGGCAGCGGCACCGTTCACCGCCGCGATGGTCGGCTTCGGCAAATTGAGCAGCAGCGACTGGACGCGGTGCACGCCCTGCTGACGGGTCCAGCCGTTGAACGCGACGTCGCCTTGCGGAGCCTCCAGGCGCCGCTTCATGCCGCTGATATCGCCGCCTGCGCAAAACGCGCTGCCACATCCGGTCAAGACCAGCGCCCGGATCGCATTGTCGCTCGCAACGGCCTGCAGCGCGTCGACGAATTCCGAGCGCATCTCGTCGCTCATGGCGTTGCGGCGGTCTGGCCTGTTCAGGGCGATGGTCGCAACGCCGGCATCGACTGAGAACGCGATGAGCTGATAGGTCATGTGCAGGCCTTCGATGGTTCGGTGGGATGCGCGGAGCTTGATCGTCGAGGATGCAGGACGTCGGCGGTGCCGGCTGATGCCGACCCGGTTCGGGCGCGGTTGCGCCGAGGGACCAACCATGTATCGATTTCAAACCGGGTCCGTCGCGTCGAAGCCGACGAACCGGACCACGCCGGGAGCTATCCAAGAGAAAATTTCAGAGAAGGATTTCAGACATTGCGTTTCGCGCTCCCGGCCGATTTTTGCGTTGATTTATTGCTTGCCACTATACTGAACGCCGAAATAAGCGGATATCCGTCATTTCCACTCAGTGGAATACGTCTGAGGAGGCGGGGGATGGCTGCGGCGCGGCAATATTCCGGTGGCGCGAATGGAAACCGCTCGCTGGAGCGCGGCATCGAGATCCTGCGTGCATTCCGGCCAGGCGTCGATACGCTCGGCAATGGCGAGATCGCCGAGCGCACCGGCCTGCCCCGCTCGACGGTCAGCCGCCTGACCAAGACTCTGGTCGCGTTCGGCATGCTCGACGAAGTCCGCACCCAGCGAACCTATCGGCTGGCAGCCGCCGTTCTCAGCCTTGGACATGCCGTTCGCATGGGCTCGCCGGTGCTAACGGTGCTCGGTCCGCTGATGCGCGCCGAGTCGACGCGGCGCAGGCTGAACGTCGGTCTCGCAACGGCCGATCGTGCCATGATGGTCTATCTCGAATCCATTCGCTACAACGCCCGCCCGACGCTGCGCAGCATCGTGGCCGGCCAACAGGTGCCGATGGAATTGACGTCGCTCGGGCGCGCCTATCTCGCGGGCATCCCGGACACCGAGCGTGACAGGCTGATGGCCCAGTTCAGGCGACGTACGGCCACCGCCACCAAGGCGCTGATCGCCGAAGTGCAGAAATCCATCAGATGCGTCAGGCGCGATGGCTATTGCGCGGTCTCGTGGCAGCCGGGCGTGCTCGCCGTCGCGACGCCGATCGTCCTGGACGGCTTGCCGGTGTACGCGATCAACATGAGCGTGCAAGACATCGAGCCGACCGAAGCTGTCGGCGCAGAGATCGGCGGCTACCTGGTCGCCTTCGCGGCCCGCTGCAAGGCTGCCTTCTCAAGCTTCCAGAACGAGGTCGAGGTATCGGCATAAGTGAGCCGCAACGAGACTGCGGACGGCGGCAGCTAGACAACCATCTGATCGAAGTCGTTTGCAACACGGCTGTTTGGAAAACTCTCCCGCGCCTCCGCGAGAACCTCCGCGTCGGAATAACGGCCGGAGATGTGGTTCATGACAAGCTGCCCGACGTTGCTGGACGCCGCCAACGCGGCGGCCTCCGCGGCCGTCAAGTGGCCGTAGTCGCGGGCCATGGCCGAATCGCGCTGGAGAAAGGTCGCTTCGATCACCAGCACGTCCGCGTCGCGGACATGCTCCTGCAGGCCTTCCGTCGTCTCCGTGTCGCCGACGATAACGAGCTTCTTCTGTCCCTGCGCCGGCCCGAGAACATCCTCGGGATCGATGGTTCGACCGTCCTCGAGCGTGACCGGGATGCCGTCCGCCAATGCCTTCCGCATGGGCCCGTCAGGCACCGCGAGGGCTGCAAGACGATCGGGTAGGAGATGGCGGCGAGCGTGACTTACAAATTCGAAGCCGAAGCTGCCGGTGTCACGGTGCCGGACAGGAAAACAGTCGATCGTGAACTCACCGGCGTCGAGGACCTGCCCACGCTCGAGCGGAACGAGCTGAAGCGGAATGGGTGCGCGGCCTTCGCCCCACAGCCCCGCGAGCATTCCGACGACCACATCGAGCGTGCGCGGGCTGCCATGAATGCTCATGATGTCGGCGCTCCTGCGTAGCCGCAGGGTGGAAAACAGCCCGGGAATGCCGAGGATATGGTCGAAATGGCCGTGGGTGAGCAGGATACGGCCGAGCCGGCGAAAGCCCACCCCGCTGCGGAGCAGCTGACGCTGGACCCCCTCGCCGCAATCGACGAGAATACGATGTCGGCCTGCCCGAACGAGAAGGCCGGGATGATTGCGGTCTGCCGATGGAACGCTCGCCGAGGTTCCGAGGAAAGTGAGCTCGAACATCGTTTCAGGCAGATTTCGGTCGCAGCTTAACGACCGGATTCGTCGACGGCACCGGGCCCGACTGCTTGGCCTCAATCACGATGAGCACTCCTTCTCGCTAAAGACGCCCGCTTGGCATGGCTGAGGCTTGGACCAGTGATGTCGCCTCTCGCTGGGCAGACTTCAACGCCGGGCTCTGCTAAATCTCGGCGATGCCAAGCTCCGGTTCGGACCAGGACGCCACAATGCCGGCGACCCGCAAGATCATCCACATCGACATGGATGCATTCTACGCGTCGGTCGAACAGCGGGACAATCCCGACCTGCGCGGCAAGCCCGTGGCTGTCGGCGGATCGCGCGAACGCGGCGTCGTGGCCGCCGCAAGCTATGAGGCTCGGAGGTTCGGCGTGCGCTCGGCGATGCCGTCGGTCACGGCAAAACGCCAGTGTCCCGACTTGATCTTCGTGAAGCCCCGCTTCGAGGTCTACAAGGCGATCAGCCAGCAGATCCGCGCGATCTTCGCCGAGCACACGCCGATCATCGAACCTCTGTCACTGGATGAGGCCTATCTCGACGTCACCGAAAACCTGCAGGGCATTCCGCTCGCACGCGACATCGCGCTGCAGATCCGGGCCAAGATCAAGGCCGAAACCGACCTCAATGCCTCGGCCGGCATTTCCTACAACAAGTTTCTGGCCAAGCTTGCCTCGGACCATCGCAAGCCGAATGGTCAATATGTCATTTCTCCGGAGATGGGTGCGGCCTTCGTGGAGGGACTGCCCGTCGGCAAGTTTCACGGCATCGGCCCGGCGACCACTGCCAAATTCAACGCCCTCGGAATTCATACGGGTCTCGACATCCGCAATCAGACCCTGCCCTTCCTCCAGCAGCACTTCGGCAAGGCCGGCAGCTACTACTACTGGATCTCGCGCGGGGTCGACGACCGTCCGGTCAGAGCCAATCGCATCCGCAAATCCGTCGGCGCCGAAAACACCTTCTCGACGGACCTGACGGAATTCGAGCCGATGAAGGCTGAGCTGCTGCCCCTGATCGACAAGGTCTGGCGCCATTGCGAAGCCACTTGCAACAAGGGCCGGACGGTCACGCTGAAGGTCAAGTTCGCCGACTTCGAGATCATGACGCGTAGCAGGTCCGTTGCCAGCGCGGTCGGGAGCCGCGACGATCTCGAGCGCTTGTCCGTCGCACTTCTTCAGAGCGAGATGCCATTGCCGAAGCCGGTACGGCTGCTGGGCGTCTCGCTGTCGTCCCTGCAGGAGAGCGACAATGGAGCTGAAGCCCAGCTGGACTTGCTGATCTGAGGCGGGGAAGATTGGTCAACACGCGCCGAAACGTTGAGGTACGGGCGATCAGCCGACAGGTCCGCAAGACTTCCGCCGAGCACTAGCGAATTGGCGCCCGCAGCTCCGCAACAATCACACTTCGAGCCACTCTTGGCGGACCGCGGTATTGGCCTTGAGCTGATCCGGCGTTCCTTCGAACACGACGCGGCCATGTCCCATCACATAGACGCGTTTCGAAATGCGCATTGCGATCGAGAGCTTCTGCTCGACCAGCAGGATCGCGACACCCGCCGCTGCGATCCGCGCGATCAGATCGCCGACCTGCTGCACGATCAGCGGCGCCAGCCCTTCGGTGGGCTCGTCGATCATGATGAGGTCGGGGTCGCCCATCAGCGTGCGGCAGGTGGTCAGCATCTGCTTCTCGCCGCCCGACAGGACGCCGGCCGGCGTGTCGGCGCGGGCCGCGAGATTGGGAAACATGTCGAGCATGTCCTGGAGCCGCCATTTCCCAGGCCGCCGGGTGTCCTTGATGCCGAGCACGAGATTTTGCCGCACCGTGAGGCTCGGGAAGATATCGCGATGTTCGGGCACGTAGCCGAGCCCAAGGCGCGCGATCTTGTAGCTCGGCAGGCCGGCAATGTCCCGGCCCTTGAAGCGGATCGTCCCGTGCGGGCTGACCTCGCCCATGATCGCCTTCACGGTGGTCGAGCGGCCGACGCCGTTGCGGCCGAGCAGGCTGACGACTTCGCCCGCGGCGACGTCGAGGTCGACGCCCTGGAGAATATGGCTCTTGCCGTAATAGGCGTGGAGGTTCCTGACTTCGAGCATCAGTGGGCCTCCTCGCCGAGATAGGCTTCCCTCACCTTCGGGTCGCGACGGATCTCCTCCGGCGTGCCCGACGCGATGATGTGGCCGTAGACCAGCACCGAGATTCGATCGGCGAGACCGAACACGACGCTCATGTCGTGCTCGACGATCACCAGCGTCCGCCCCTCGGTGAGCCGCCGGATCAAGGACACCGCGCGCTCCGTTTCCGCATGACTCATTCCCGCGGTCGGTTCGTCGAGCATCACAACGGTGGCGCCGCTGGCGATGGTGACGCCGATCTCGAGCTCACGCTGCTCGGCATAGGTCAACAACCCCGCGGGAACGTCACGCCGGTGCGAGAGATGGATGTCGTCGAGGATCTCTGCCGTCCGCT
Protein-coding sequences here:
- a CDS encoding enoyl-CoA hydratase/isomerase family protein translates to MTYQLIAFSVDAGVATIALNRPDRRNAMSDEMRSEFVDALQAVASDNAIRALVLTGCGSAFCAGGDISGMKRRLEAPQGDVAFNGWTRQQGVHRVQSLLLNLPKPTIAAVNGAAAGLGADTALACDFLIGSERSKFTWSYIKRGLIPDGGGCYFLPRRVGLPRAKELIFTGRMVDAEEAVALGILDRKVASGELRAAAQAWAVELAQGSAAALALSKKILNQTFERSAHEIFDLGSQAQAICYTSAEHREAVMAFLAKSSAQE
- a CDS encoding IclR family transcriptional regulator — encoded protein: MQAFDGSVGCAELDRRGCRTSAVPADADPVRARLRRGTNHVSISNRVRRVEADEPDHAGSYPRENFREGFQTLRFALPADFCVDLLLATILNAEISGYPSFPLSGIRLRRRGMAAARQYSGGANGNRSLERGIEILRAFRPGVDTLGNGEIAERTGLPRSTVSRLTKTLVAFGMLDEVRTQRTYRLAAAVLSLGHAVRMGSPVLTVLGPLMRAESTRRRLNVGLATADRAMMVYLESIRYNARPTLRSIVAGQQVPMELTSLGRAYLAGIPDTERDRLMAQFRRRTATATKALIAEVQKSIRCVRRDGYCAVSWQPGVLAVATPIVLDGLPVYAINMSVQDIEPTEAVGAEIGGYLVAFAARCKAAFSSFQNEVEVSA
- a CDS encoding ribonuclease Z, translating into MFELTFLGTSASVPSADRNHPGLLVRAGRHRILVDCGEGVQRQLLRSGVGFRRLGRILLTHGHFDHILGIPGLFSTLRLRRSADIMSIHGSPRTLDVVVGMLAGLWGEGRAPIPLQLVPLERGQVLDAGEFTIDCFPVRHRDTGSFGFEFVSHARRHLLPDRLAALAVPDGPMRKALADGIPVTLEDGRTIDPEDVLGPAQGQKKLVIVGDTETTEGLQEHVRDADVLVIEATFLQRDSAMARDYGHLTAAEAAALAASSNVGQLVMNHISGRYSDAEVLAEARESFPNSRVANDFDQMVV
- the dinB gene encoding DNA polymerase IV, with translation MPSSGSDQDATMPATRKIIHIDMDAFYASVEQRDNPDLRGKPVAVGGSRERGVVAAASYEARRFGVRSAMPSVTAKRQCPDLIFVKPRFEVYKAISQQIRAIFAEHTPIIEPLSLDEAYLDVTENLQGIPLARDIALQIRAKIKAETDLNASAGISYNKFLAKLASDHRKPNGQYVISPEMGAAFVEGLPVGKFHGIGPATTAKFNALGIHTGLDIRNQTLPFLQQHFGKAGSYYYWISRGVDDRPVRANRIRKSVGAENTFSTDLTEFEPMKAELLPLIDKVWRHCEATCNKGRTVTLKVKFADFEIMTRSRSVASAVGSRDDLERLSVALLQSEMPLPKPVRLLGVSLSSLQESDNGAEAQLDLLI
- a CDS encoding ABC transporter ATP-binding protein yields the protein MLEVRNLHAYYGKSHILQGVDLDVAAGEVVSLLGRNGVGRSTTVKAIMGEVSPHGTIRFKGRDIAGLPSYKIARLGLGYVPEHRDIFPSLTVRQNLVLGIKDTRRPGKWRLQDMLDMFPNLAARADTPAGVLSGGEKQMLTTCRTLMGDPDLIMIDEPTEGLAPLIVQQVGDLIARIAAAGVAILLVEQKLSIAMRISKRVYVMGHGRVVFEGTPDQLKANTAVRQEWLEV
- a CDS encoding ABC transporter ATP-binding protein — encoded protein: MTAAIEVRAVEKRFGNVGVIRDLNLSVAQGERHAIIGPNGAGKSTTFNLISGHIRPTSGEVRLNGAVISGLRPFEINRRGLSRSFQVTNVFARMTVWENVRCAVLWATGHRYAFWKNVDSLPEVRERTAEILDDIHLSHRRDVPAGLLTYAEQRELEIGVTIASGATVVMLDEPTAGMSHAETERAVSLIRRLTEGRTLVIVEHDMSVVFGLADRISVLVYGHIIASGTPEEIRRDPKVREAYLGEEAH